One genomic window of Candidatus Trichorickettsia mobilis includes the following:
- a CDS encoding superoxide dismutase has protein sequence MIYSTHSNQNSYPFILPELPFNREDFLPHFTAETFEYHHGKHHQAYVTNLNNLLQNNQELQDKSLEELIKLTHSKNQALFNNAAQIWNHSFFWHSIKPNGGKIPGEKMLNHINKDFGSFENFVTEFKTAAVSQFGSGWAWLVCEQGKLKIIKTANADTPITQDIQPLLACDVWEHAYYVDYRNKRPDYVTTYIEHMINWEFAELNCNELLK, from the coding sequence ATGATCTATTCAACACATTCTAATCAAAATTCATATCCGTTTATTTTGCCGGAATTACCTTTTAATCGTGAAGATTTTCTTCCACATTTTACTGCAGAAACGTTCGAATATCATCACGGTAAACATCATCAGGCTTATGTAACAAATTTAAACAATTTACTGCAGAATAATCAGGAATTACAAGATAAGAGCTTGGAAGAATTAATAAAACTGACTCATTCTAAAAATCAGGCTTTATTTAATAATGCTGCTCAGATATGGAATCATAGTTTTTTTTGGCATTCAATTAAACCAAATGGCGGCAAGATTCCTGGTGAGAAGATGTTAAATCACATTAACAAAGATTTTGGTAGTTTTGAGAATTTTGTCACTGAATTTAAAACTGCAGCAGTAAGTCAATTTGGTAGTGGATGGGCTTGGCTTGTGTGTGAACAAGGAAAGCTAAAGATAATTAAAACTGCTAATGCTGATACGCCAATTACTCAAGATATTCAGCCTTTACTTGCTTGTGATGTTTGGGAACATGCTTACTATGTTGATTATCGCAATAAGCGCCCTGATTATGTTACAACCTATATTGAACATATGATTAATTGGGAATTTGCCGAACTTAATTGTAATGAATTACTAAAATAA
- a CDS encoding Bcr/CflA family efflux MFS transporter — MKIIGQIPLWMLLCLFALSHTTELVYTAALPDISSYFNISGGVAQVSSSIYFLGFALGILSLGRVSDIFGRRPVVLGGMTLYLMSIICSIFVSDIQTLMILRFTAAFGASVGSVIGQAMARDSYEGAALSYVYASVSMWLALAPSLGSAIGGYVVEYFGWRYIFVFLSVISSSLLLAYIKYLPETNPYIGVAQRSKYSMVFKVVIRDRIVLLYAFIIGAFNGMAFGFYMEAPFVFINKIGMLPSQYGCLAFSLSFAMAFGSFNGRYWINKGVSGTKIMVIGLLLSIVGCALLVISSYLILDKTTKYFVIIIIFVPMVLHMIGHGLLMPMTLRYALEDYAKVTGTAGSIFGSLYYLLVAIISFTVSKLHSEDINKFSILLFSLSACCSLSFYLIQRWSLSKQKYNFN, encoded by the coding sequence ATGAAAATTATTGGGCAGATTCCACTTTGGATGCTACTTTGTTTATTTGCGTTATCGCATACTACTGAACTGGTGTATACGGCTGCGCTTCCAGATATTTCCAGTTACTTCAATATTAGCGGTGGAGTAGCGCAAGTTAGCTCGAGTATATATTTTTTAGGTTTTGCCTTAGGTATATTATCGTTAGGTAGGGTGTCTGATATTTTTGGTAGGAGACCTGTGGTACTGGGTGGTATGACCTTATATTTGATGTCGATAATTTGTAGTATTTTTGTAAGTGATATTCAGACATTAATGATATTACGATTTACTGCCGCATTTGGAGCAAGTGTTGGTTCGGTAATAGGTCAGGCCATGGCCAGAGATTCCTACGAAGGAGCAGCTTTGTCGTATGTTTATGCTAGTGTATCAATGTGGCTAGCATTAGCACCATCACTTGGTTCTGCCATTGGTGGATATGTGGTAGAATATTTTGGTTGGCGCTATATTTTTGTATTTTTGAGCGTAATATCTTCTTCATTATTATTAGCTTATATCAAATATTTACCGGAAACCAACCCTTATATTGGAGTTGCACAACGTAGTAAATATTCAATGGTGTTTAAGGTAGTTATAAGAGATCGAATAGTATTATTATACGCTTTTATTATTGGTGCTTTTAATGGTATGGCTTTTGGTTTTTATATGGAAGCACCGTTTGTATTTATCAATAAAATTGGTATGTTGCCATCACAATATGGCTGTTTAGCATTCTCACTTAGTTTTGCGATGGCATTTGGTAGTTTTAATGGTAGATATTGGATCAATAAAGGAGTTAGCGGTACCAAAATTATGGTTATCGGTTTATTGTTAAGTATTGTTGGTTGTGCATTACTGGTAATATCGTCTTATTTAATTTTAGATAAAACCACAAAGTATTTTGTAATAATCATAATCTTTGTGCCAATGGTACTACATATGATAGGTCATGGATTACTTATGCCAATGACTTTGCGATATGCTTTAGAGGATTACGCCAAAGTTACAGGAACAGCTGGTTCGATCTTTGGTTCGCTATATTACTTGCTTGTAGCGATAATTAGTTTTACAGTATCAAAATTACATAGTGAAGATATTAATAAATTTAGTATATTACTATTTAGTTTGAGTGCTTGTTGTAGTTTATCTTTTTATCTAATTCAAAGATGGAGTTTGAGTAAACAGAAATATAACTTTAACTAG
- the ltrA gene encoding group II intron reverse transcriptase/maturase, translating into MSNCIKARNGISKVSQLQRILYLKSKQEVNYKFYSLYDKVYRTDVLQEAWRQVKANKGAAGNDGVTIEQIITTGYEEEMIRELQQGLKDQSYKFSSIRQVAIPKPKGGTRLLGIATVKDRIVQTAMKIVIEPIFEADFHDCSYGYRPKRNAKQASLAIREDLYDRAATVVEIDFESYFDSIPHGNLLILIKQRISDGAMLRLIKQSLKVDIDKSGNQKRVKIGVPQGSPISPLYSNIYLNLIDQIWHKMQYPWKLHRFADDVVLVCQRDGYKALKKFQEITERLSLKLNQSKTKVTRLIEGFDFVGFNFIKRQSPTSGKNTIYIFPAKSSEQKIRNSIKYKTSWRAPIQPEEFVEQINTMVRGWSNYYLHTNASQAFRKLQRFINIRFRRYLHRRRKGHGYGWQHYPNSKLYTKGIIYIGSGMLEHIRKPVNDLR; encoded by the coding sequence CAATTGCATAAAAGCTAGGAATGGAATAAGTAAAGTTAGTCAACTTCAGAGAATTCTATATCTTAAATCCAAGCAGGAGGTAAATTACAAATTTTATAGTTTATATGATAAAGTCTATCGTACAGATGTATTGCAAGAAGCTTGGAGACAAGTTAAGGCTAACAAAGGTGCGGCAGGAAATGATGGTGTTACGATTGAACAGATCATAACCACAGGATATGAAGAAGAAATGATCAGGGAATTGCAGCAAGGGCTAAAAGATCAAAGTTACAAGTTTTCATCTATAAGACAAGTAGCAATACCAAAACCTAAAGGCGGCACACGTTTATTAGGAATTGCAACGGTAAAAGATCGAATAGTGCAAACAGCAATGAAGATAGTCATTGAACCAATATTCGAAGCTGATTTTCATGATTGCTCCTACGGTTATAGGCCGAAACGAAATGCTAAACAAGCTTCTCTAGCAATTAGAGAAGATTTATATGATCGAGCCGCTACGGTAGTAGAAATAGATTTTGAATCATATTTTGACAGTATTCCTCACGGTAACCTGCTAATACTAATTAAGCAGAGAATAAGTGATGGAGCTATGTTGAGGTTGATAAAGCAAAGCCTGAAAGTTGACATAGATAAGTCTGGTAATCAGAAAAGAGTGAAGATAGGCGTGCCACAGGGCTCACCTATTTCACCTTTATATAGCAATATTTATCTAAATCTAATAGATCAAATATGGCATAAAATGCAATACCCCTGGAAATTACATCGTTTCGCCGATGATGTAGTTTTAGTGTGCCAACGAGATGGTTATAAAGCTTTAAAGAAATTTCAGGAAATTACCGAAAGATTAAGCCTAAAATTAAATCAAAGTAAAACAAAAGTTACAAGATTAATAGAAGGTTTTGATTTTGTAGGATTTAATTTTATAAAACGACAAAGTCCTACTAGTGGAAAGAATACCATATATATATTTCCAGCGAAGTCGTCTGAACAAAAGATTAGAAATAGTATAAAATATAAAACATCATGGCGAGCCCCTATACAACCCGAAGAGTTTGTAGAACAAATTAATACAATGGTAAGAGGATGGAGCAATTACTATCTTCATACTAATGCTAGTCAAGCATTCAGGAAACTACAGAGGTTCATCAATATACGTTTTCGGAGATATTTACACCGTAGAAGAAAAGGCCACGGTTATGGATGGCAACACTATCCAAATAGCAAACTATATACCAAAGGTATAATATACATCGGTAGTGGAATGCTGGAACACATCCGAAAGCCTGTGAATGATTTAAGATGA